The Arvicanthis niloticus isolate mArvNil1 chromosome 2, mArvNil1.pat.X, whole genome shotgun sequence genome includes a window with the following:
- the Eid1 gene encoding EP300-interacting inhibitor of differentiation 1 yields the protein MAEMAELCELYEESNELQMDVLPGEGDMEVGRGARGPVPEEGPMEEEAGPSAARAQRGLFPEAGADLEGDEFDDWEDDFEFPEEERWNGAMHRVSAALEEANKVFLRTGRAGDALDGGFQARCEKSPFDQLAFIEELFSLMVVNRLTEELGCDEIIDRE from the coding sequence ATGGCGGAGATGGCAGAGCTTTGCGAGCTGTACGAAGAAAGCAACGAGCTGCAGATGGACGTGCTGCCCGGCGAGGGCGATATGGAGGTAGGCCGCGGCGCCCGCGGGCCGGTCCCGGAGGAGGGCCCCATGGAGGAGGAGGCCGGGCCGTCCGCCGCCCGCGCCCAGCGCGGCCTGTTCCCCGAGGCTGGTGCGGATCTGGAAGGTGACGAGTTTGATGATTGGGAGGACGACTTTGAGTTCCCCGAAGAGGAGCGCTGGAACGGCGCGATGCACAGGGTGTCCGCCGCGCTGGAGGAAGCCAACAAGGTGTTCCTGAGAACGGGTCGAGCCGGTGATGCCCTGGATGGCGGATTTCAGGCGCGGTGCGAGAAGAGCCCTTTCGATCAGCTCGCTTTTATCGAAGAGCTGTTTTCGCTGATGGTTGTCAATCGACTGACCGAAGAGCTCGGTTGTGATGAGATCATTGATCGAGAGTAA